Part of the Vigna radiata var. radiata cultivar VC1973A chromosome 11, Vradiata_ver6, whole genome shotgun sequence genome is shown below.
NNNNNNNNNNNNNNNNNNNNNNNNNNNNNNNNNNNNNNNNNNNNNNNNNNNNNNNNNNNNNNNNNNNNNNNNNNNNNNNNNNNNNNNNNNNNNNNNNNNNNNNNNNNNNNNNNNNNNNNNNNNNNNNNNNNNNNNNNNNNNNNNNNNNNNNNNNNNNNNNNNNNNNNNNNNNNNNNNNNNNNNNNNNNNNNNNNNNNNNNNNNNNNNNNNNNNNNNNNNNNNNNNNNNNNNNNNNNNNNNNNNNNNNNNNNNNNNNNNNNNNNNNNNNNNNNNNNNNNNNNNNNNNNNNNNNNNNNNNNNNNNNNNNNNNNNNNNNNNNNNNNNNNNNNNNNNNNNNNNNNNNNNNNNNNNNNNNNNNNNNNNNNNNNNNNNNNNNNNNNNNNNNNNNNNNNNNNNNNNNNNNNNNNNNNNNNNNNNNNNNNNNNNNNNNNNNNNNNNNNNNNNNNNNNNNNNNNNNNNNNNNNNNNNNNNNNNNNNNNNNNNNNNNNNNNNNNNNNNNNNNNNNNNNNNNNNNNNNNNNNNNNNNNNNNNNNNNNNNNNNNNNNNNNNNNNNNNNNNNNNNNNNNNNNNNNNNNNNNNNNNNNNNNNNNNNNNNNNNNNNNNNNNNNNNNNNNNNGCTTGGACGGGTTGTTCATGTTGATGAGGTCTTTACACAGACTCATATTCGCAAGGGGACTGGTGAATATGTTGATGAGAGGTCTCGCAAGACCATTGtaagtaaactttttaacaacattcaatTTTGTACTCTTTTTTCACACTTTCAAATTAATGTTCGTACTAGGGAAAGGTTCTCTCAATGCTCTAACGCCCACACCGGATATGGACCGAACTGTCTCACGACGTTCTGAACCCAGCTCACGTACCGCTTTAATGGGCGAACAGCCCAACCCTTGGAACATACTACAGCCCCAGGTGGCGAAGAGCCGACATCGAGGTGCCAAACCTTCCCGTCGATGTGAGCTCTTAGGGAAGATCAGCCTGTTATCCCTAGAGTAACTTTTATCCGTTAAGCGACGACcctgttttctatcttatttaacAGGAAGATTTTTCTGCGAGATTGACACAGGCAACACCAGAGGGGGATCTGGTGCTGATGAAGAAATGATCAGGACCCAATGCTGGGTTGATACAGTCGGGGGAAAAAAGAAAGGACGACTGTATGGGGCAGGGCAACTTGCCTCTCATTATAGTGCTGGAAGAGGAGGCATATTCAGACATCAACCATCTACCTCTACCACATTTGACCCCAACAATGTCGTCAGCAAAGATGCTTATGATTCACTTCTAGCCAGATTTGAAAATCTGGAAAATCTGGTTAGGACATTGGTTCCTCAACAAGGACATACCGCCCCATCATCATCCCAGCAACCATGTCCACCTCAGCAGCCTCCTTTCCAGACCACGGTTGTGCAAGACGAAGATagtgatgattctgatgatcgTGATGATCCTAATCCTGATGGTTATCATAGGTTTTGATATTTaggaactttagaaaaaaaatttagttaggttttcttttttaagaactttgacacttatcaaactttgaagttagtattttagtatcaaactttgttttgcattttaaacttACAAATTTGGGATTgcattttaaactttgttttgaaaCTTATCATCTTTggaaacttagaatgattgaagttttcttgatgaatgttgaatgattacatttgaattgatgtttggAATTGATGTTGTCTGGATAAATTGTTGTTTGGGattgttgatttttcatttgcagGTTTTGGGTTAATAGAGAAGCAAATTGGCTTCAAAAAAGACTGTCAAAATTACAGACGGCCTCCAGGCCGTCGCTAACACACTTTCGAACAGCGTTACCGAGGGCCTcatggccttcggtattacccacggcctagtggccttcggtattacccacgGTCTGTGGCCTTCGGTATTATCGAGGGCTTTTAGGCCCTCGGTAATACCGAGGGCCAAAAGGCCGTCGGTAAAGTTTCCGACAAGCAAATTACCGACGACTTTGGAGTCGTCGACAGGCCGTCGATAAGGTGGGtttaccgacggcttttggtgcgtaccgaaggcttttgtccgtcggtaaatcccttcttttttgtagtAACCAACACGCTGCAAGATCacgaagaagagatgaagattTCTTTACCGTTGCAACTTTCCTTCCACCACGCCAAAGATTCTCACACCAACAATTCTCAGAATGAAAAAAAGAGACCACAAAAAGAATTCGAAAAACCAACAATGAAACAGAAACTAAAGAGAGCAGAacgtgagaaaaaaaaaaggttttaaaataggttttttaCCATAGgagattagaattaaaattattttataaattaaattttacataagggtataatagaaatataaataaaaaataaaaatataaattaaaaaaacaaaagataaaagtgAGATGGGGAGGTGAAGATCCAAGAAGGTGGAGTTGCAGGTGCAGGGATCAACGCCCCAATCCTTTTTAGATGATGACACATTTTTCTCAATGATCCTTTTAATATCCGAGTTTGACATTTTAACTTGATTATTGATGTATAAGGAGAGACAATCTTTTACCTCacttcataatattttaaaatttttaaccaatAAGCATTGTAAAAATAAGATCTCCTTGTAAAGACCCTAATCACACCAAACCAAGAGAaaatttatctttctaaaactaatttagttttaaaattttgagaaacagaaattgaatttgtctgaggaaaaacaacataaaaaatgttgaatttaAGAAAAGGACATCCTACGACGTCGTATCATAGTGCTGAAGAAATTCATAAACTCGCGGTGCTCGAGGAGTGAAATGTTTCATGGTTTCTTTCCTTCGCTTTCTTCTGATTTTCCCCTTTTACTTGTAAAAGCAGAGATTGCTATTTTTGAAGATTGAAGAACCTCGATCAGTGTTTTGAGAATTGACAACACCTAAGAGGACCAAGATTTTCTTAGTTTTCATCTCAGTAGAAACTAACAGGTCAATTAACTTCTTATTCCCCATTTGTTTCTTTATGTGCATCACAGAATATGAATGCTTCTAGTTTTCAAAGTTTTTATGATTTGAGTTTTTAGGTTTTCGCTGCTTTCCTTTCATTCTTCACTCTTCGTTATTACAGTGTTCCagtaaaactaaaatcaaaattacaaaatagatACATGTAAGTGCACAAAACATTTCTCTGTGATCTTTTGCTTCACGGTATGCACAAAACGTAAGATCTCACGTTTTGAAACGCAATATCTTTTGTGTAATAATGCAGGTGAGCTTAGCGAATATGGAATGTGTGGTTCAGGGAATTATAGAGACACAGGTcagtttatgttttatttgaattgttaattggaactggctttttttttttttttgaagtatgGGGAAGTAttgttgaattaaaatttatctggTTTAGCCATGGTCTCTTGATGTGGGTTGATCATCTAAAAATTGATGTCTCTATAAAGggttaatcatttaaaaattgaaacttctTTTAAGCTGTCATCTTTTTGAGAATTTGATGTATAGAATCAATTGTTCAAATTGTCTGAATATATCATAGTGAGATGCAATGAATGACCTGTTCAAGCTCTATAGAATCAGTTTtcaatcacataataaaaagattatCTTTCAACATTTGCTTGCAATGAGAAAAGGTGTTTGATTATTTCATCAGTATTCAAATATCACTCTAATAATTGAACACAATAAGCTTATTATATGAGAATATGACCATTGTTCTCACaaagttttcaaatattaaaattccaAACTGATCATTTTCACTTCTACTAAAATGTTCAAAAAAATTCTGATATCTGTTTACAATAATATGTTGACACTGAGTATTCTCATTGTACGCACAAATCTATATTTTCCTGTGAAtctatattttctaaaataagttGATCCCCTTGGTTTGAAGAATCTATTGTTGCTATAGACAGTAACAAACTATTTTCTAATAGCTTGGGTATGCATGATGGTTTATTGTCctactttattataattatttatttgaatctACACTTGAAAGACAGGTCTCATGGAAACCATTCTAActgtatgtgtttttgtttcttaattggAAGAAATAATCACTCGTATTTGTCACAGACAACTTGGGAAAAACAAGTGATTATTTGTCAAACATGAACCTACTTTTGCACTCATTATTTGATGAAAGGCAATAGAATCACAATATTTCTTGAACAGAAATAACAATGTAAACATTCTTTCTGTTCTCTATCcataattattcttttagatAATCAAGATATGTTCTGTTAGTATTAGATTTTTCCAGAAGGAAACTTTCATGTTGAAAGACTGTCTATGACAACCTTggcttttaatattttattattcttcacAGCATGTTGAGGCTTTGGAGATTCTTCTTCAAGGACTATGTGGTGTTCAGAGAGAACGATTGAGGATTCATGAAATATGTCTCAAGAGTGGTCCACATCTGGGTGAGtgttttattcaataatttgatattttttggccaacattttcattttttattgttatgaaAGTACATTTATTACAAAGAGGGAAAGAATATCCTGGGAAAACTAGCACGAAATAACTTGCAACAGAAGGCAGGGATATGTATGTCCTTACAAGAAAACCTTCAATTGCTATATGTCTAAGAAGCAAGCCCCTGAGCAGTTAAAAGTGCATATGAGATGAATTGTActgagaaggaagagaaaaagaaggaaagccCTTTGGAAGCTGAGAGTGCCTATGAGATGAACAGTTCTGAGAATAGAGAGAATTCTATTTCGTAACAGCAACATAAAAGCACCATCCTTCACCCAGCTCcaccaaaagagaaaaaaaggcaCTTCTGCCCAGAACCTTACCCAATTTACTCCCTCCTAAGTCTTCTCCAAatgcaattttggaaaattactTCAAATTATGAAGAAATACCTAGAATACTTTGGAAGTCTGCAATGAATAATCCAGAATACCATATATAATTAGCTTCTGGCCATTGTAAAATGGAAcgacttaatattttttagtgctGTCTACAACCACATAATGTGTAATCTCTATTAAATGTTTGTTTCAGTATATGCAGTGATAATTTCATTTAGAGTGCTTTCAATTTGCTAACTAATGAAGAACTATACAAATtttcaaagatattttaaaagaaggCCTCAATTTGGCTAAACCTCATGAAGGACAACAATCATCAAACCCAATCAATCTTGTACCAAGCACGGACTCTTACTCCGTGTCTGGAACTGCTTATGTTGTTGTATTGGCCACTAAATAGCAGACAGAGCAGAACACTTGGATTTGACTTTACTTTAACTGAGTTGTTTCCCATGAACTGTTTTTTAGTGTGCATCAAGTGCACCCTTAAGCATTTGCACTGGACTACCATCTAAATGGCATGCTTCTTGCTCCTTTTTTGATCCATGATGCTCTTTTGTACTGGCTTCAGTTTTAGATTTCATGGTGTTGTTTTACTCTGTTCTTATCCAAGATGAGGTTTTCTCTGTATTGTATCTTCATGAATAGAGATGAagtattttcaactttttatataatGCCCTCAATGTTTTTAAGTGTAGCATATTTTGATCTTTTTCCATTAATCATGATTTTATGGGCTTTATTTTTAGGCAGTGTAACCTCAGAAGTTCGACTCCTGTGTGACCTAGAGCAAGCTGAACCTTCGTGGTAAACCATATATCTTTACTTTCAAAACTttgttagattttatttttcataatcaaGTACCTATTTAATATGTGATTTATTGATGACTTGTTCAGGACTGTTAGACATGTAGGTGGTGCAATGAGGGGTGCAGGTGCAGAGCAAATTTCTGTTCTGGTTAGGTCAATGGTGGAAAGCAAAACAAGCAAAAATGTTCTTCGTTTGTTTTATACACTGGGTTACAAATTAGATCATGAGCTTCTGAGGGTGGGATTTTCCTTCAATTTCTACCGGGGTGCACAAATCACTGTAACAGTTTCATCAATCAATAAAATGCTGAAGTTGCATGCAACCGACGAGGCGGTGCCAGTAACACCTGGTATACAAATGGTCGAAGTAACAGCACCTGCAGTTGCTGAAACCTACACTGAAGTTGCTGCTGCTGTGTCATCCTTCTGTGAATACCTTGCACCGTAAGAATCTCTTTTCTCAATTGCACAATTTTCTATACCAATTGCAAATGTTTTACACACCAAGAGGCTGGAGCTGCTACTAGTAACTAGCAGACTTACTGCATTGTTAATTTTAGTAACTTTTCATGCTTGGTTGATATTTTTCGGTCCTGATTGTCTAAGGTTTGCCTTTTTAAGGGGGAGCGGGTGTCTCTTTGGTGTCTCTTTGCAGCTTCACATAGATCATTGATATATGTAACTCTTTGGTGTGAATTTGCAGGCTTCTCCACCTGTCCAAACCAGGCATTTCAACCGGTGTTGTACCTACTGCTGCTGCAGCTGCTGCATCTCTAATGTCGGATGGCGGGGGCACAACATTATAGCGAGACTGTACTGTTACTTTAACAAACACAATTTATGTACATCACTTGCTTAATTGCTTCAAAGACACGTCAACGGAAAATTTTCACTTCAGATGAACATGTCAAGTTTTAACATTGGAGTATGCCGTGTATTTATGAATTGCTTCGTGATCATATAGAACTGTAATGTAATTGTTCAAAGCTTTCGGGAGTAGGATTTATTCAGAACAGAAGAAAAGAATCAGATGCGTGGCTAAATGCTTAATAtgctaaattttcaaatgtcCATGCTTCATGACTGTCACTTTTTTACGACATTAGAACTAATTAGTTTCAACATTTCTGTTCGTGAAATATGACCTTGTTTTTGTATCTATGCCCTAGCTTTCTTTTCTAAACTCTGATCTCTGTAATTCAAAATGAACTGAACATTACAAAGACAAATACAAAATCACAAGGACTAAAATGAAGTAACAGAgactgaaaaatgaaaaagtttatgggtatataaaaaatttataagaataaaaaacaaaaatataactattttaataacaaaattatatcttgaaaattttgaatttagatAGGGCTGGACATAAATCGCAACCTTGATTCGAATGTTATTGGATGGGTTAATGTATGTTGGGTTTAAATTTCAGGTTATAAAGGTTATCCCGATataattcttttcttaaaatgatgcttttattcttttctcaaattgtaattatgtattataatttgtaattaccACCTTATGGgcctaaaattttaaatgtactaaaaatatatatttttttaaattgttaaaattaaaacaaaaaggatgaaaaaaatatattcttttcaaatgttaaaaaaa
Proteins encoded:
- the LOC106777189 gene encoding mediator of RNA polymerase II transcription subunit 18 encodes the protein MECVVQGIIETQHVEALEILLQGLCGVQRERLRIHEICLKSGPHLGSVTSEVRLLCDLEQAEPSWTVRHVGGAMRGAGAEQISVLVRSMVESKTSKNVLRLFYTLGYKLDHELLRVGFSFNFYRGAQITVTVSSINKMLKLHATDEAVPVTPGIQMVEVTAPAVAETYTEVAAAVSSFCEYLAPLLHLSKPGISTGVVPTAAAAAASLMSDGGGTTL